The genomic region GGCTCATTGCGGCGCTCAGCCTGTTGACGATGCTTGTCATCCTGAGTGCCTGCAACTCCGGATCGCTCACCGAAGGCCTTCAAAGTGCTGCCGGTCCGCAGCCTTCCCAGTCGGTAGGAAACCAGCCGGGCAATGTCAGCGGTGGCACAGCGACACTGGATGGCGCTGCAACCAACCCGGCAGGCCAGGCCGGCCAGCAGACCGCGGCGCTTCCTGCCGGTAATTCCGTGACCTTTTTGCCGGTATCAAACGCCCCGCAAACGGCCGTCACCAACCTTGCGCGCTCAATTCGCAGCGAGGCCCAAAAACAGGGCGTGCCTGTGGTCGCCTCCGTTCAGCAGGGCGCGGCCTATCAGGTGAAGGGTTATTTTTCCGCACTGGAGGACGGTTCCGGCACGCTGCTGGTCTATGTCTGGGATATTCTCGACCGCAACAACAAGCGCGTTTACCGCATCAATGGCCAGGAGCAGGCCGGGGGCCGCAGCTCAGACCCCTGGGCAGCGGTCACGCCGCAAATGCTGGATCGAGTCGCCCAGTCGACCATGGCGCAGTTGAAAAGCTGGCTCTCCACAAGGTGAAGTTTGCAGCAATGTACGCTGCCGGCGCTTCATCGGGAGTTTTCTACAGTTTAATGCGCCTTGCGGCAGATTGGCGGCCAATCACGCATTGAAGCATTCCGCAGCTTCCCCTATAGACGACGGGCAAAAGCGCACCCATCAGCACCATCGGCAATCCGGGCTGGCTTCATGAAACTGTTTGCAGGCAATTCCAACCGCTCGCTGGCCGGGCAAATCTGCAACTATCTCGATATCCAGCTTGGAAAGGCAAACGTCCGCCGTTTTGCCGACCAGGAAATCTTCATCGAGGTTTTGGAAAACGTTCGTGGCGAGGACTGCTTCATTCTGCAGTCCACTTCCTACCCCGCCAATGACCATCTGATGGAACTGCTGATCATGATCGACGCGCTGCGGCGGGCATCCGCGCGGCGTATCACGGCGGTGCTACCGTATTTCGGCTATGCCCGTCAGGACCGCAAACCCGGCCCCCGCACGCCGATCTCCGCAAAGGTGGTGGCAAACCTGATCACCACCGCAGGCGCCGACCGTATCCTGACCCTTGATCTGCACGCAGCACAGATTCAGGGCTTTTTCGATATCCCGACCGACAACCTCTTCGCCGTTCCGGTGCTCGCAAGGGACGTGAAGGAAAACTACGCCCTTGAAAACGTCATGGTGGTTTCACCGGATGTTGGCGGCGTTATTCGTGCCCGGGCTCTGGCGAAACGCCTCGACTCCATGCTGGCAATTGTCGACAAGCGCCGTGACCGTCCCGGCGAATCGGAAGTCATGAACGTCATCGGCGATGTCGACGGCAAGGATTGCCTGCTGATCGACGACATCATCGACTCGGGGGCACCCTTTGCAACGCTGCCGAAGCGCTGCTGGAAAAAGGCGCGACCAGCGTTACCGCCTATATTACTCATGGCGTACTGTCCGGCGGCGCTGTTTCCCGTATTACCTCTTCCAAACTGAAGGAACTGGTAATCACCGACTCCATCGAACCCACCTCCGCCGTTGCAACCGCCAGAAACATCCGCGTGGTTTCCGTTGCCGAACTGGTAGGAGAGGCAATCCAGAGAACCGCGCTGGAAAAATCTGTTTCCAGCCTTTTCGACTAGGTCATGAACCGTCTTCTCACCATAAGCTCCGCGATGCTGGCACTGGCGCTGTCCGCTTTCCCGATATCTGTCTCACCTGCACACGCCGAGGCGATGAAACTCGGTGCACTGGAATGCTTCGTTGATGCCGGCGGCAGCTACGTTGTCGGTTCGACCAAGGATGTAAGCTGCGTCCTTTATGGCGAGGACGATGAGGCACTGGAGCACTACGTTGGTGAGTTGAAAAAATACGGCGTCGACATCGGCTTTACGGAAGAAAGCCTGATGGTGTGGGATGTCTTTGTTGCAAACGGCAAGACCTATGAACCCGGCGCCCTTGCCGGAAACTATGCCGGCGCTTCGGCCAATGCCAGCGTCACCTTCGGGCTTGGCGCAAGCGTTCTCGTCGGC from Salaquimonas pukyongi harbors:
- a CDS encoding DUF992 domain-containing protein, translating into MNRLLTISSAMLALALSAFPISVSPAHAEAMKLGALECFVDAGGSYVVGSTKDVSCVLYGEDDEALEHYVGELKKYGVDIGFTEESLMVWDVFVANGKTYEPGALAGNYAGASANASVTFGLGASVLVGGLSENFALQPVQVAKQQGINIAIGITRMQLQQVAVAPEDSENDPQSVE